One genomic window of Maribacter aquivivus includes the following:
- a CDS encoding leucine--tRNA ligase, producing the protein MQYNFNEIEAKWQKYWAENQTFKAENDSEKEKFYVLDMFPYPSGAGLHVGHPLGYIASDIYARYKRHKGFNVLHPQGYDSFGLPAEQYAIQTGQHPAVTTAANIKTYRRQLDQLGFSFDWSREVRTSSPEYYKWTQWIFIQIFNSWYNKDTDKAEDIETLIAKFSSDGNAKVNAVCDDDIASFTAEEWTAFSDVKKQEILLQYRLTYLADTEVNWCPALGTVLANDEIVNGVSERGGHPVVRKKMTQWSMRISAYAQRLLDGLAKIDWPQPLKDSQTNWIGRSQGASAVFNVKDHDEKIEVFTTRPDTIFGVSFMTLAPEHELVSKITTEAQKAEVEAYIEATAKRSERDRMADVKTISGAFTGAYSEHPFTKEPIPIWIGDYVLAGYGTGAVMSVPCGDQRDYDFAKHFNIPIPNIFEGVDISEEAFADKDKTVIANSDFLNGLPYKKAMKLAIYELEKIGHGEGKINYRLRDAVFSRQRYWGEPFPVYYVDGMPQMIAKEYLPIALPEVEKYLPTETGEPPLGNAEVWAWCTKENKVVSNDKIDNETVFPLELNTMPGWAGSSQYFNRYMDPHNSESIFSEKAINYWQDVDLYIGGSEHATGHLLYSRFWQKFMFDKGLVPKDEFAKKLINQGMITGTSAFAYRVDITPGFDSNIDRFLSDEEIISTKIFISKNLYENIMADNDVLADFQIDLKSTLVGIFGPSLIKVDVDRSRILPIHVDVSLVNSSDELDIDGFKNWLSEYKNSIFFSNSARVISGENNEKYFVSREVEKMSKSKYNVVNPDAICEEYGADSLRLYEMFLGPLEQSKPWNTAGITGTHSFLKKLWRQFHTGENASFLVSEDEPSKESWKTLHKTIKKVEEDIENFSFNTSVSTFMICVNELSSQKCYSRKVLEPLAILVSPYAPHIAEELWNKLGHSESIATAPFPKFEGKYLVESSKEYPISFNGKMKFTLELSLDLSKEEIEAAVMANEKTQQQLQGREPKKVIVVPGKIVNIVG; encoded by the coding sequence ATGCAATACAATTTCAACGAAATTGAAGCCAAATGGCAAAAATACTGGGCAGAAAATCAAACATTTAAAGCAGAGAACGATTCTGAAAAAGAAAAGTTCTATGTGTTAGATATGTTTCCTTATCCATCTGGTGCGGGGCTCCATGTTGGGCATCCGTTAGGGTATATTGCAAGTGATATTTATGCACGATATAAAAGGCATAAAGGTTTTAATGTATTGCACCCACAAGGGTATGATTCTTTTGGTTTGCCGGCAGAGCAATATGCTATTCAAACAGGTCAGCATCCTGCGGTAACAACAGCAGCAAATATTAAAACATACAGAAGACAATTAGATCAGCTAGGTTTTTCTTTTGATTGGAGCAGAGAGGTACGTACTTCTAGTCCCGAGTATTACAAGTGGACACAGTGGATATTCATTCAAATATTCAATTCTTGGTATAATAAGGATACCGACAAAGCAGAGGATATAGAAACATTAATTGCTAAATTTTCTTCGGATGGTAATGCCAAGGTAAATGCCGTTTGTGATGATGATATAGCATCCTTTACAGCTGAGGAATGGACCGCATTTTCTGATGTCAAAAAACAAGAAATATTATTACAATATAGATTAACGTACTTGGCGGATACCGAAGTAAACTGGTGCCCTGCACTAGGTACGGTATTGGCAAATGACGAAATAGTAAACGGAGTGTCAGAACGTGGTGGTCACCCGGTGGTTCGTAAAAAAATGACCCAGTGGAGCATGCGTATTTCCGCATATGCACAACGTTTGTTAGATGGTTTGGCGAAAATCGATTGGCCACAACCGTTGAAAGATTCCCAGACAAATTGGATAGGTCGTTCTCAAGGAGCTTCGGCTGTTTTTAATGTGAAGGATCATGATGAGAAAATAGAAGTTTTTACCACCAGACCCGATACTATTTTTGGAGTTTCTTTTATGACTTTGGCGCCAGAACATGAGTTGGTTTCTAAAATAACGACTGAAGCTCAAAAAGCTGAAGTAGAAGCCTATATAGAAGCAACTGCAAAACGTTCTGAGCGTGATCGTATGGCAGATGTGAAGACTATTTCAGGTGCTTTTACAGGTGCATATTCAGAACATCCATTTACAAAAGAACCTATTCCAATTTGGATTGGTGATTATGTATTGGCTGGTTATGGTACAGGTGCGGTGATGTCCGTGCCATGTGGTGATCAACGAGATTACGATTTTGCAAAGCATTTCAATATACCTATCCCTAACATATTTGAAGGTGTTGATATTTCTGAGGAAGCATTCGCTGATAAGGATAAAACGGTTATTGCAAATTCTGATTTCCTAAACGGATTACCGTATAAGAAAGCTATGAAATTAGCAATCTATGAGTTGGAGAAAATAGGACATGGCGAAGGAAAAATAAACTATAGATTGCGTGATGCTGTATTCAGTCGTCAAAGATATTGGGGAGAACCTTTTCCAGTTTATTATGTGGACGGAATGCCTCAAATGATTGCAAAAGAGTATTTACCTATAGCCTTGCCAGAAGTTGAAAAATATTTACCTACCGAGACAGGAGAGCCGCCATTAGGTAATGCTGAGGTTTGGGCATGGTGTACCAAAGAGAACAAAGTAGTTTCTAACGATAAGATAGATAATGAAACGGTGTTTCCATTAGAATTAAATACCATGCCAGGTTGGGCAGGTAGTTCGCAATACTTTAATAGGTATATGGATCCGCACAATAGCGAGAGCATTTTCTCTGAAAAAGCGATTAACTATTGGCAAGATGTAGATTTATATATAGGTGGAAGTGAGCATGCAACAGGTCACTTATTGTACTCGCGTTTCTGGCAAAAATTCATGTTCGATAAAGGTTTGGTGCCTAAAGATGAATTTGCTAAAAAACTGATTAATCAAGGGATGATTACTGGGACTAGTGCATTCGCTTATAGGGTGGATATAACTCCTGGATTTGATTCAAATATTGATCGATTTCTTTCTGATGAGGAAATAATTAGTACCAAAATATTTATTTCAAAAAATCTGTATGAAAATATCATGGCAGATAATGATGTTTTAGCAGACTTTCAAATTGATCTTAAATCAACATTGGTTGGAATCTTTGGTCCAAGTCTTATTAAAGTAGATGTTGATAGAAGTAGAATTTTACCAATACATGTTGATGTTTCACTGGTAAATAGTTCGGATGAACTTGATATCGATGGATTTAAAAATTGGTTAAGTGAATACAAGAATTCAATTTTCTTTTCAAATTCTGCTAGAGTTATTTCTGGAGAGAACAATGAAAAATACTTTGTTAGTCGCGAAGTAGAAAAAATGTCCAAATCTAAATACAACGTCGTAAATCCCGACGCTATTTGTGAGGAGTACGGTGCAGATAGTTTGCGTTTGTATGAAATGTTCTTAGGTCCTTTAGAGCAATCTAAGCCTTGGAATACAGCTGGTATTACAGGTACACATTCTTTCTTAAAGAAACTATGGAGACAATTTCATACAGGTGAAAATGCTTCCTTTTTAGTAAGCGAAGATGAACCTTCAAAAGAATCGTGGAAAACATTACACAAAACAATTAAAAAGGTAGAAGAAGATATAGAGAACTTTAGTTTCAATACATCGGTATCTACATTTATGATCTGTGTTAATGAACTTTCTTCGCAAAAATGTTACAGTAGAAAAGTACTAGAGCCGTTGGCTATTTTAGTATCGCCGTACGCACCACATATTGCAGAAGAGTTATGGAATAAATTGGGTCATTCAGAATCTATTGCTACGGCACCTTTCCCAAAATTTGAAGGAAAGTATTTGGTAGAGAGCAGTAAAGAGTATCCTATTTCCTTTAATGGTAAAATGAAATTTACCTTAGAGCTTTCGTTAGACTTATCTAAAGAAGAGATAGAAGCTGCGGTAATGGCCAATGAAAAAACCCAACAACAATTACAAGGTCGCGAGCCTAAAAAGGTAATTGTAGTGCCAGGTAAAATTGTCAATATCGTTGGGTAG
- a CDS encoding Lrp/AsnC ligand binding domain-containing protein, producing the protein MKTPTSLAKIDGIDKKILRFLMEDARKPVLEIARSIGISGAAIHQRLRKLEASGLLSGSKFIVNPKSLGYTTMAYIGIYLDKAMSNPMAVKQLEKIPEVLECHYTTGNWSILIKVLCRDNEHLMQVLNKEIQAIEGVSRTETFISLAQQIDRQISI; encoded by the coding sequence ATGAAAACACCTACTTCTTTGGCTAAAATTGATGGTATAGATAAAAAAATCTTGCGCTTTTTAATGGAAGACGCCCGTAAACCGGTACTTGAAATTGCAAGAAGTATTGGAATATCTGGTGCAGCCATACATCAACGTTTAAGAAAACTAGAAGCATCAGGACTTTTATCTGGCTCTAAATTCATTGTAAATCCTAAATCTTTAGGGTATACCACAATGGCATATATTGGTATTTACCTAGACAAAGCAATGAGTAATCCCATGGCCGTAAAACAATTAGAAAAAATACCTGAAGTATTAGAGTGCCATTACACTACTGGTAACTGGTCTATTCTAATAAAGGTTTTATGTAGAGACAACGAACATTTAATGCAGGTACTGAACAAAGAAATACAAGCCATTGAAGGTGTATCTAGAACAGAAACCTTTATATCATTGGCACAACAGATAGATAGACAAATTAGTATATAA
- a CDS encoding zinc metallopeptidase, with the protein MMGYYILIGAIALVSWLVSSKLKSKFKFYSKVHLQNGMSGAEIAEKMLADHGIRDVKVVSTPGMLTDHYNPANKTVNLSEGVYNQRNASAAAVAAHECGHAVQHAEAYEWLGLRSKLVPVVSVTSNMSMWVVFGGLALGAAAGVGFGYWVAVAGLVMMGMATLFSFVTLPVEYDASNRALAWLKNKHIVTPEEYKGSEDALKWAARTYLVAAIGSLATLVYWGLQVFGGRD; encoded by the coding sequence ATGATGGGATATTATATACTGATTGGGGCGATTGCTTTGGTCAGCTGGTTAGTAAGTAGTAAATTAAAGAGTAAGTTCAAGTTTTATTCAAAAGTTCATTTACAAAACGGAATGAGCGGTGCTGAGATTGCAGAAAAAATGTTGGCAGATCATGGTATTAGAGATGTAAAAGTTGTTTCTACACCTGGTATGCTTACGGATCATTACAATCCTGCTAATAAGACAGTGAATTTAAGTGAGGGAGTTTATAATCAAAGAAATGCTTCGGCAGCTGCAGTTGCGGCTCACGAATGTGGTCATGCTGTACAACATGCGGAGGCATATGAATGGTTGGGCTTGCGTTCAAAATTAGTGCCTGTGGTTAGTGTAACATCTAACATGTCTATGTGGGTTGTATTTGGCGGTTTGGCATTAGGTGCGGCTGCTGGTGTGGGTTTTGGTTATTGGGTAGCTGTTGCCGGTTTGGTGATGATGGGTATGGCAACATTATTTAGTTTCGTAACCTTACCTGTGGAATATGATGCTAGTAATAGAGCATTGGCATGGTTGAAGAATAAGCATATAGTTACGCCAGAAGAATATAAAGGTTCAGAAGATGCATTGAAATGGGCTGCACGTACCTACTTGGTAGCTGCAATTGGTTCATTGGCAACTTTAGTATACTGGGGACTTCAAGTTTTTGGTGGTAGAGATTAA
- a CDS encoding SemiSWEET family sugar transporter produces MDSVEILGLIAATLTTAAFVPQVYKTWKNKSVEDISLTMYTVLLIGVLLWLVYGVNINSLPVILANGITSALLILMVLMKLKYK; encoded by the coding sequence ATGGACAGTGTCGAAATCTTAGGTTTGATCGCCGCTACTTTAACCACAGCGGCATTTGTGCCACAAGTATATAAAACGTGGAAAAATAAATCTGTTGAAGATATTTCCCTTACTATGTATACTGTTTTATTAATAGGGGTTTTACTTTGGTTGGTTTATGGAGTGAATATAAATAGTCTGCCTGTTATTTTAGCAAATGGAATTACATCTGCCCTTCTAATTTTAATGGTTTTAATGAAATTAAAGTATAAATAA
- a CDS encoding saccharopine dehydrogenase family protein, with the protein MMRKILVIGAGKSTSYLLDYLLGKSETENLEITIGDINPAAISPSIANHKHCNVIKLDIFDETARQKAIENSDIVISMLPARFHIKVAEDCVRLKKHLVTASYISPELLALDKEVKEAGLVFMNEIGLDPGVDHMSAMQVIDRIRDKGGKIILFESFCGGLVAPEYDNNLWNYKFTWNPRNVVLAGQGGTAKFIQEGTYKYIPYHRLFRRTEFFEIEGYGRFEGYANRDSLNYREAYQLQDALTIYRGTMRRVGFSKAWNMFIQLGATDDTYAIENSEKMSYREFINLFLPYSPTDSVELKLRHYLKLDQDDIRWDKLLELNIFDQTKLIGIPNATPAQALQKILEDSWTLKAEEKDMIVMYHKFGYELNGEKKQIDSKLVVTGENQTFTAMAKTVGLPVAMAALKILNGDIKTPGVQIPITKEVYEPILNELESYGVNFKEYEIPYLGYNPNSVVN; encoded by the coding sequence AAATTCTTGTTATAGGTGCAGGTAAATCAACCTCTTATTTATTAGATTATCTTTTAGGTAAATCTGAAACCGAAAATTTAGAGATTACCATTGGTGATATTAACCCTGCCGCAATTTCCCCTTCGATTGCCAATCACAAACATTGCAACGTTATAAAACTCGATATTTTTGACGAAACGGCAAGGCAAAAGGCTATTGAAAACTCAGACATCGTTATCTCTATGCTTCCTGCCCGTTTTCATATTAAGGTTGCAGAAGATTGTGTTCGCCTTAAAAAGCATTTGGTTACAGCCTCATACATAAGTCCAGAATTATTGGCTCTTGATAAAGAGGTGAAGGAAGCAGGACTCGTATTCATGAACGAAATAGGGCTAGATCCTGGCGTTGACCATATGAGCGCTATGCAGGTAATTGATCGTATTCGCGATAAAGGTGGTAAAATAATTTTGTTCGAATCTTTTTGTGGCGGACTTGTTGCCCCTGAATACGACAACAACCTTTGGAATTATAAATTTACTTGGAACCCAAGAAATGTAGTACTTGCCGGTCAAGGCGGTACTGCTAAATTTATACAAGAAGGCACTTATAAATATATACCTTATCACCGTTTGTTTAGACGTACCGAATTCTTTGAAATTGAAGGATATGGTCGTTTTGAGGGGTATGCCAATCGCGATTCTTTAAACTATAGAGAAGCCTACCAATTACAAGATGCCTTAACCATTTACAGAGGCACCATGCGTCGTGTAGGATTTTCAAAAGCATGGAATATGTTTATTCAACTAGGAGCTACAGATGATACGTATGCGATTGAAAACTCTGAAAAAATGAGTTATCGCGAATTCATTAATCTTTTCCTTCCTTATTCACCTACCGATTCTGTTGAATTGAAACTTAGACATTACCTGAAATTAGATCAGGATGATATCCGGTGGGATAAATTATTGGAACTGAACATTTTTGACCAAACAAAACTAATAGGTATTCCAAATGCTACACCAGCCCAAGCACTTCAGAAAATTCTTGAAGATAGCTGGACACTTAAAGCCGAAGAGAAAGATATGATTGTTATGTATCATAAATTTGGCTACGAATTAAATGGCGAAAAGAAACAAATAGACTCTAAACTGGTTGTTACCGGCGAAAACCAAACGTTTACGGCTATGGCAAAAACCGTAGGCTTACCCGTAGCTATGGCAGCTTTAAAAATATTGAACGGCGATATTAAGACCCCTGGTGTACAGATACCTATTACCAAAGAAGTATACGAACCAATATTAAATGAACTAGAGAGTTACGGAGTCAATTTTAAAGAATATGAAATACCTTATTTAGGCTATAATCCAAATTCTGTAGTCAACTAG
- a CDS encoding UbiA family prenyltransferase — protein sequence MFNVLDLKISRPGLWFPTIWIYLVPFANQVDYWQSVNFWIGLFFVTFPLNYLVYGLNDYNDIDADAVNDRKGNFLFGAKASKSQLSGVLTKITILTSVFIIAFTFISGLKMFFLLLFMAVVNILYNFKPFRIKERPPFEILIQVGYVVTVFFSTELNNLDALPWQTLVYLSLFAFQAHIAGEIMDIEPDLAAGKRTTATLIGRKNSKLLMLLILVCESVLVWYWFQDIVLASFLGLFSAFMVLDIFVIFKGRAYTLPEMKLFGYLINLSALASMLWVLYCGKLLMV from the coding sequence ATGTTTAATGTATTGGATTTAAAGATATCCAGACCCGGACTTTGGTTTCCTACCATTTGGATTTACTTAGTTCCTTTTGCGAACCAAGTAGATTACTGGCAGTCGGTTAATTTTTGGATTGGTTTGTTCTTTGTCACTTTCCCTTTAAATTATTTGGTTTATGGGCTTAACGATTATAATGATATAGATGCAGATGCCGTAAATGACAGAAAAGGAAATTTTCTTTTTGGTGCGAAGGCTTCAAAGTCTCAGCTCAGTGGCGTGCTGACTAAAATTACCATACTCACGTCTGTGTTTATAATTGCATTTACCTTTATTTCTGGTTTAAAAATGTTCTTTTTACTACTGTTTATGGCGGTAGTGAACATCCTTTATAATTTTAAACCGTTTAGGATAAAAGAAAGACCTCCGTTCGAAATTCTAATTCAGGTTGGGTATGTGGTTACGGTATTCTTTTCAACAGAACTCAATAATTTAGATGCACTACCATGGCAGACATTGGTCTATTTATCATTGTTTGCATTTCAGGCGCATATTGCTGGTGAAATAATGGATATAGAGCCAGATCTGGCTGCGGGTAAACGCACTACAGCAACGTTGATAGGGCGTAAAAATTCAAAATTACTGATGCTCTTGATATTGGTGTGCGAATCTGTTTTGGTTTGGTATTGGTTTCAAGATATAGTTTTGGCATCATTTCTTGGTCTATTTTCTGCGTTTATGGTATTAGATATTTTTGTGATATTTAAGGGTAGGGCGTATACATTGCCAGAAATGAAATTGTTTGGTTATCTCATTAACTTATCGGCATTGGCATCTATGCTTTGGGTGCTCTATTGCGGAAAGTTATTGATGGTTTAA
- the ald gene encoding alanine dehydrogenase, translating to MIVGIPKEIKNNESRVGMTPGGVFELVKNGHKVYVQSEAGEGSGFFNQDYQQAGAIILDTIGQVYAMSEMIVKVKEPIEEEYNLIQEGQILFTYFHFASSEALTKAMIKQKAVCIAYETVEDEEGTLPLLTPMSEVAGRMAIQQGAKYLEKPVKGRGVLLGGVPGVAPGKVLVLGAGVVGIQAAKMAAGLGAHVTILDVNMKRLRYANDVMPPHVVTEFSNEFNIRRLIKTHDLIIGGVLLKGAKAPNLITRDMLKEMRPGTVIVDVAVDQGGCVETTRPTTHEDPIYIIDDVVHYSVANMPGAVPYTSTMALTNVTLPFALKLANLGWEAACEKDASLNKGLNIVKGKIVLQEIIEAFGWEEIVA from the coding sequence ATGATTGTTGGTATTCCAAAAGAAATAAAGAACAATGAAAGCAGGGTAGGTATGACGCCAGGCGGAGTTTTTGAATTGGTAAAAAACGGCCACAAAGTATATGTACAGTCAGAAGCAGGGGAAGGCAGTGGTTTTTTCAATCAAGATTATCAACAGGCAGGTGCTATAATACTAGATACTATTGGTCAGGTTTATGCCATGAGCGAAATGATCGTAAAAGTAAAAGAGCCTATAGAAGAAGAATATAATTTAATTCAAGAAGGTCAAATACTTTTTACCTATTTCCATTTTGCATCTAGTGAGGCATTGACAAAAGCTATGATCAAGCAAAAAGCGGTTTGTATCGCTTATGAAACGGTAGAGGATGAAGAAGGTACTTTGCCTCTTTTAACGCCAATGTCAGAAGTAGCTGGTAGAATGGCAATTCAACAAGGTGCCAAATATTTAGAGAAGCCAGTAAAAGGTCGTGGAGTTCTTTTGGGTGGTGTACCGGGTGTTGCTCCAGGTAAGGTTTTGGTGTTAGGTGCCGGTGTTGTGGGTATACAAGCTGCTAAAATGGCAGCAGGTTTAGGTGCTCATGTGACGATACTAGATGTGAACATGAAACGTCTACGTTATGCAAATGATGTAATGCCGCCACATGTAGTTACAGAATTTTCAAATGAATTTAATATTCGAAGACTTATAAAAACACATGATTTAATTATTGGTGGTGTTTTGTTGAAAGGAGCTAAAGCTCCTAATTTGATTACAAGAGACATGTTGAAAGAAATGAGACCAGGTACTGTAATCGTTGATGTTGCCGTGGATCAAGGCGGATGTGTAGAAACAACCAGACCTACCACGCATGAAGACCCTATTTATATTATTGATGATGTTGTTCATTACTCGGTTGCAAATATGCCAGGTGCAGTGCCTTATACATCGACAATGGCGTTAACCAATGTAACTCTACCTTTTGCTTTGAAATTAGCAAATTTAGGTTGGGAAGCGGCTTGTGAGAAAGATGCATCTTTAAACAAAGGATTGAATATAGTAAAAGGAAAAATAGTGCTTCAAGAAATTATTGAAGCCTTTGGTTGGGAAGAAATAGTTGCTTAA